In the genome of Streptomyces sp. V2I9, one region contains:
- a CDS encoding ABC-F family ATP-binding cassette domain-containing protein gives MPADDTHISCTSLSFRWPDGGEVFTGLDFSAGPGRTGLIGLNGCGKSTLLRLIAGELAPHAGVIRIRGELGHLPQTVVLDTALRVDQVLGIAERRAALDAVESGDVRAEHFAVIGDDWDVEERSLAALDGLGLGHIGLDRTVGEMSGGECVLLRLAALLLRRPGVLLLDEPTNNLDAHARRRLYDAVDAWTGALLVVSHDRELLERVDRIADLREGSVTWYGGNLSAYERALAVEQEAAERMVRVAESDVQRQKRELAAAHVTLARRRRYGQKMWDTRREPKVVMGQHRRAAQVSAGKHRILHTERLAAAEERLDEAEAAVRADEEIRIELPDTRVHPGSEVLLLRDPVPPYGPPLRGELLVRGPERIALTGRNGAGKTALLRTIAGELSPLSGEAAPSVATGFLPQRLDVLDDDASVARNVARAAPDRTENAVRARLARFLFKGAAADRPASTLSGGERFRATLAMLLLADPAPRLLLLDEPTNSLDLASARRLTEALAAYEGALIVASHDVPFLESIGITRWLRLDGELRDTTPEAVREGR, from the coding sequence ATGCCTGCCGACGACACCCACATCAGCTGTACCTCCCTCTCCTTCCGCTGGCCCGACGGCGGCGAGGTCTTCACCGGCCTCGACTTCTCCGCGGGCCCCGGCCGCACCGGGCTCATCGGGCTCAACGGGTGCGGCAAGTCCACCCTGTTGCGGCTGATCGCCGGTGAACTCGCCCCGCACGCGGGGGTGATCAGGATCCGTGGCGAACTCGGCCACCTTCCGCAGACCGTGGTCCTGGACACCGCGCTGCGCGTCGATCAGGTGCTCGGGATCGCGGAGCGGCGCGCGGCGCTGGACGCCGTCGAGTCGGGCGACGTCCGGGCGGAGCACTTCGCGGTCATCGGCGACGACTGGGACGTCGAGGAGAGGTCCCTCGCGGCTCTGGACGGGCTGGGACTCGGACACATCGGGCTCGACCGCACCGTCGGGGAGATGTCGGGCGGCGAGTGCGTCCTGCTGCGGCTGGCCGCGCTGCTGCTGCGCCGGCCAGGGGTGCTGCTGCTGGACGAGCCGACGAACAACCTGGACGCGCACGCCCGTCGCCGTCTGTACGACGCGGTCGACGCCTGGACGGGGGCGCTGCTCGTCGTGAGCCACGACCGGGAGCTGTTGGAACGGGTGGACCGGATCGCGGATCTGCGTGAGGGCTCGGTCACCTGGTACGGCGGAAATCTGTCGGCGTACGAGAGGGCGCTCGCCGTCGAGCAGGAGGCGGCTGAGCGGATGGTGCGGGTCGCCGAGTCGGACGTGCAGCGGCAGAAGCGCGAACTGGCCGCCGCACACGTCACGTTGGCCCGTCGCAGACGCTACGGGCAGAAGATGTGGGACACCAGGCGCGAGCCCAAGGTGGTGATGGGGCAGCACAGGCGCGCGGCCCAGGTGTCGGCCGGCAAGCACCGCATCCTGCACACCGAGCGGCTGGCGGCGGCCGAGGAGCGCCTGGACGAGGCGGAGGCGGCGGTGCGCGCGGACGAGGAGATCCGGATCGAGCTGCCGGACACCCGGGTCCATCCGGGCAGCGAGGTGCTGCTGCTGCGTGATCCGGTGCCGCCGTACGGTCCGCCGCTGCGGGGCGAGCTGCTGGTGCGGGGCCCGGAGCGGATCGCGCTGACCGGGCGCAACGGGGCGGGCAAGACGGCACTGCTGCGGACCATCGCGGGCGAGCTGTCGCCGCTCTCCGGCGAGGCGGCGCCGTCGGTGGCGACGGGGTTCCTGCCGCAGCGGCTGGACGTGCTGGACGACGACGCGTCGGTGGCGCGGAACGTGGCACGCGCGGCCCCGGACCGTACGGAGAACGCGGTCCGGGCCCGGCTGGCCCGTTTCCTGTTCAAGGGGGCGGCGGCGGACCGCCCGGCGTCCACCCTGTCGGGCGGGGAGCGGTTTCGGGCGACCCTGGCGATGCTGCTGCTGGCCGACCCGGCGCCCCGCCTGCTGCTGCTCGACGAGCCGACGAACAGCCTCGACCTGGCGAGCGCCCGGCGGCTGACCGAGGCGCTGGCGGCGTACGAGGGGGCGTTGATCGTGGCGAGTCACGATGTGCCGTTCCTGGAGTCGATCGGGATCACCCGGTGGCTCCGGCTCGACGGCGAGCTGCGGGACACGACGCCGGAGGCGGTGCGCGAGGGCCGCTGA
- a CDS encoding SsgA family sporulation/cell division regulator: protein MSSVIEQSVQARMVASAPRMETLPAMLSYDRAYPFAVRMAFPAPATLEGTEVSWEFSRELLTTGVDNPAGQGDVRVRPFGYDRTVLEFHAPEGVAMVHVRTEELRRFLQRAQELVPAGDEHLYLDMDRDLTDLLGEDR, encoded by the coding sequence TTGTCCAGCGTTATCGAGCAGTCCGTGCAGGCTCGCATGGTCGCGTCCGCGCCGCGGATGGAGACCCTGCCCGCCATGCTCAGCTACGACCGGGCGTATCCCTTCGCCGTCCGCATGGCGTTCCCGGCCCCGGCGACCCTGGAGGGCACCGAGGTGTCGTGGGAGTTCTCCCGCGAGCTGCTGACCACCGGGGTGGACAACCCGGCGGGACAGGGGGATGTGCGGGTCCGGCCGTTCGGCTACGACCGGACGGTGCTGGAGTTCCACGCGCCCGAGGGCGTCGCCATGGTCCATGTGCGCACCGAGGAGCTGCGGCGCTTCCTCCAGCGGGCACAGGAGCTGGTCCCGGCAGGTGACGAGCACCTGTATCTGGACATGGACCGGGACCTGACCGACCTGCTCGGCGAGGACCGCTGA
- a CDS encoding WD40/YVTN/BNR-like repeat-containing protein, with the protein MALVTGGAALAAALVAPGAHAAEHPDGKQVFREAAVRGPLPGWKLTDTGTTARFRGLAAVSRSTAWVAGSKGTVLRTADGGRTWLDVSPPGAAELELRDIEAFDGRRAVALAIGEGEASRVLRTEDGGATWTESFRNTDPRAFFNCLTFFDSRHGLAAGDPVDGKFRLLSTADGGRSWRVLPNAGMPDALPGEAGFAASGQCLVSSGPKDVWLTTGGAETARVLHSRDRGLTWTASASTLPAGDPARGVFAVAFRDRGHGIAVGGDYRADQESPRAAAVTGNGGRTWRQAATPPPAYRSGVAWLPHSRTAALAVGPTGTDLTLDAGRTWRTLDTGSYDTVDCTPDRGCWAAGEKGRVARLGF; encoded by the coding sequence ATGGCACTGGTGACCGGCGGGGCGGCCCTGGCCGCCGCACTGGTCGCACCGGGCGCGCACGCGGCGGAACACCCGGACGGGAAGCAGGTCTTCCGGGAGGCGGCCGTCCGCGGACCGCTGCCCGGCTGGAAGCTCACCGACACCGGCACGACCGCCCGCTTCCGGGGGCTCGCGGCGGTCAGCCGCAGCACTGCCTGGGTCGCCGGGTCGAAGGGCACGGTCCTGCGCACGGCGGACGGCGGCCGTACCTGGCTCGACGTGTCACCGCCGGGCGCGGCCGAACTCGAACTACGGGACATCGAGGCATTCGACGGGAGGCGGGCCGTCGCCCTGGCCATCGGCGAGGGCGAGGCGTCCCGCGTCCTGCGCACCGAGGACGGCGGGGCGACCTGGACCGAGTCCTTCCGCAACACCGACCCGCGCGCCTTCTTCAACTGCCTGACCTTCTTCGACAGCCGGCACGGCCTCGCGGCGGGCGACCCGGTGGACGGGAAGTTCCGCCTCCTGTCCACGGCGGACGGCGGCCGCTCCTGGCGGGTTCTGCCGAACGCCGGGATGCCCGACGCCCTGCCGGGTGAGGCGGGGTTCGCCGCGAGCGGCCAGTGCCTGGTCAGCTCCGGCCCGAAGGACGTCTGGCTGACCACCGGGGGAGCGGAGACCGCCCGCGTCCTGCACTCGCGGGACCGGGGCCTGACGTGGACGGCGAGCGCCTCGACCCTCCCGGCGGGCGACCCGGCGCGAGGCGTCTTCGCCGTCGCCTTCCGCGACCGGGGCCACGGCATCGCGGTCGGCGGCGACTACCGGGCCGACCAGGAATCGCCGCGTGCCGCCGCCGTGACCGGGAACGGCGGCCGGACCTGGCGGCAGGCGGCCACCCCGCCGCCCGCCTACCGCTCCGGCGTCGCCTGGCTCCCGCACAGCCGCACCGCCGCCCTGGCCGTCGGTCCGACCGGCACCGACCTCACCCTGGACGCCGGGCGCACCTGGCGGACGCTCGACACCGGCTCGTACGACACCGTCGACTGCACGCCGGACCGGGGCTGCTGGGCGGCCGGCGAGAAGGGGCGGGTGGCCCGGCTGGGGTTCTAG
- a CDS encoding alpha/beta fold hydrolase, which produces METYTLTTAGADLVHDVRGPLPTADGRPPLVLIGHPMDATGFAALAARFPDRTVVTYDPRGLGRSTRKDGRVEYTPEMLADDVHAVVEAVGAGPVEMFASSGGAVVALALVARHPADVTTLVAHEPPLITLTPDGPAAVRARAGVRDAYEKRGWGAGMAAFVAMTSWEGEFTEAYFARPAPDPAAFGMPTEDDGSREDPLLSDRSWAISDHRPDVEAIAAATTRVVIAVGEESQAVQTGRTSVATAELLGQRVAVFPSHHAGFVDGEFGYPGKPDEFAERLREVLDAS; this is translated from the coding sequence ATGGAGACCTACACACTCACCACAGCCGGCGCCGACCTCGTCCACGACGTTCGCGGCCCCCTGCCCACCGCCGACGGCCGACCGCCGCTCGTCCTGATCGGGCACCCCATGGACGCCACCGGGTTCGCCGCTCTGGCCGCGCGCTTCCCCGATCGGACCGTGGTCACCTACGACCCGCGGGGGCTCGGCCGCTCCACCCGCAAGGACGGCCGGGTGGAGTACACGCCCGAGATGCTGGCCGACGACGTGCACGCCGTCGTCGAGGCGGTCGGCGCCGGGCCGGTCGAGATGTTCGCCAGCAGCGGCGGCGCGGTCGTCGCCCTCGCCCTGGTGGCACGCCACCCCGCGGACGTGACGACCCTCGTCGCGCACGAGCCGCCGCTCATCACGCTCACCCCGGACGGGCCGGCGGCCGTCCGCGCGCGGGCCGGGGTCCGGGACGCGTACGAGAAGCGGGGGTGGGGCGCCGGAATGGCCGCGTTCGTGGCGATGACCTCGTGGGAGGGCGAGTTCACCGAGGCGTACTTCGCCCGGCCGGCGCCCGACCCCGCCGCGTTCGGCATGCCCACCGAGGACGACGGCTCCCGCGAGGACCCGCTGCTGTCCGACCGGTCCTGGGCGATCAGCGACCACCGGCCGGACGTCGAGGCGATCGCGGCGGCGACCACCCGTGTGGTGATCGCCGTCGGCGAGGAGTCGCAGGCGGTGCAGACCGGGCGGACCTCGGTCGCCACCGCCGAACTGCTCGGGCAGCGGGTGGCCGTCTTCCCGAGCCACCACGCCGGTTTCGTGGACGGGGAGTTCGGCTACCCGGGCAAGCCGGACGAGTTCGCCGAGCGGCTGCGCGAGGTGCTGGACGCCTCGTAG
- a CDS encoding YciI family protein: MFVLELTYIAPVERVDALMAEHIAWLDEQYTAGVFIASGRKNPRDGGVILAAGEDRTAIEGIAAADPFAAHGVCAYRITEFIATRTAPELAPYRQQP, encoded by the coding sequence ATGTTCGTACTCGAATTGACCTACATCGCGCCGGTCGAACGCGTGGACGCGCTGATGGCGGAGCACATCGCATGGCTCGACGAGCAGTACACGGCGGGCGTCTTCATCGCCTCGGGCCGCAAGAACCCGCGGGACGGCGGGGTGATCCTGGCGGCCGGGGAGGACCGGACGGCGATCGAGGGGATCGCGGCCGCCGACCCGTTCGCCGCGCACGGCGTGTGCGCGTACCGGATCACCGAGTTCATCGCCACCAGGACCGCGCCGGAGCTCGCCCCCTACCGGCAGCAGCCGTAG
- a CDS encoding endonuclease V, protein MTSSPSPAHETPADEAEGRAVQDRLRGRVILDEVGPEPGTGLITGVDVAYDDEKDVVVAAAVVLDAATLETVEEATAVGRIAFPYVPGLLAFREIPTVLEALEELSVEPGLVVCDGYGLAHPRRFGLASHLGVLTGLPVIGVGKNPFTFTYEAPGPRRGDSSPLLDGDEVVGRALRTRENTSPVFVSVGHRISLDNACAHTLRLSGRYRQPESTRRADALCRRVLREATA, encoded by the coding sequence ATGACGAGCTCCCCCTCCCCCGCCCACGAGACCCCCGCCGACGAAGCCGAGGGCCGGGCGGTCCAGGACCGGTTGCGCGGCCGGGTGATCCTCGACGAGGTGGGGCCGGAGCCGGGAACGGGGCTGATCACCGGGGTGGACGTGGCCTACGACGACGAGAAGGACGTCGTCGTCGCGGCGGCCGTGGTGCTGGACGCCGCGACGCTGGAGACGGTCGAGGAGGCCACCGCCGTCGGCAGGATCGCCTTCCCGTACGTCCCCGGACTGCTGGCCTTCCGGGAGATCCCGACGGTGCTGGAGGCGCTGGAGGAGCTCAGCGTGGAACCGGGTCTCGTGGTCTGCGACGGCTACGGTCTGGCGCACCCGCGCCGCTTCGGGCTCGCCAGCCACCTGGGCGTGCTCACCGGACTGCCGGTGATCGGCGTCGGCAAGAACCCGTTCACGTTCACCTACGAGGCCCCCGGCCCCCGGCGCGGTGACTCCTCGCCGTTGCTGGACGGCGACGAGGTGGTCGGCCGGGCCCTGCGGACACGGGAGAACACCAGCCCGGTGTTCGTCTCGGTGGGCCACCGCATCAGCCTCGACAACGCCTGCGCCCACACGCTCCGCCTCTCCGGCCGCTACCGCCAGCCGGAGAGCACCCGGCGGGCGGACGCCCTGTGCCGGCGGGTCCTGCGGGAGGCGACCGCCTGA
- the mmpA gene encoding morphogenic membrane protein MmpA, whose translation MNATRTAVRPASFDPAQRRMALGMLLGSAAGLVWLGAMLYTLAGWIL comes from the coding sequence ATGAACGCCACTCGCACAGCAGTCCGCCCTGCCTCCTTCGACCCGGCCCAGCGCCGCATGGCGCTCGGCATGCTCCTCGGGAGCGCCGCCGGACTCGTCTGGCTGGGCGCGATGCTCTACACGCTGGCCGGCTGGATCCTCTGA
- a CDS encoding trans-acting enoyl reductase family protein, translated as MNRQKDATRTWDVVLFGATGFVGTLTAEYLAAHAPTGLRWAVAGRSRAKLEALRRRLTAIDPACAELPLVEADADDAEALARLAASTRVVASTVGPYIRYGEKLVTACAEAGTDYADLTGEAEFIDRMYLENDARARETGARLVHACGFDSVPHDLGVWFTVQQLPEGVPLAVDGFVRTNAVFSGGTFASALTAIGRGPQMLAAARERRLHEPRLVGRRVRTPAGSPHFNGSVGTWALPLPTVDPAIVGRSARALERYGPDFGYRHFASVKTLPMALGAPAAIGALVAAAQVEGVREWLMGRYEAGRGPDEARRERSWFTVRFIGEGGGRRVFTEVSGGDPGYGETAKILAESAVCLALDELPETSGQVTTAVAMGDALLDRLTAAGLRFRVVAVR; from the coding sequence GTGAACAGGCAGAAGGACGCGACACGCACCTGGGACGTGGTCCTCTTCGGCGCCACCGGCTTCGTGGGAACCCTCACCGCCGAGTATCTGGCGGCCCACGCCCCCACCGGGCTCCGCTGGGCGGTGGCCGGCCGCAGCCGGGCCAAGCTGGAGGCGCTGCGCCGGCGGCTCACCGCGATCGACCCGGCCTGCGCGGAGCTGCCGCTGGTGGAGGCGGACGCGGACGACGCGGAGGCGCTGGCCCGACTGGCGGCCTCCACGCGGGTGGTGGCCTCGACGGTGGGGCCGTACATCCGCTACGGCGAGAAGCTCGTCACCGCCTGCGCGGAGGCCGGGACGGACTACGCGGACCTCACGGGCGAGGCGGAGTTCATCGACCGGATGTATCTGGAGAACGACGCGCGCGCCCGTGAGACGGGCGCGCGCCTCGTGCACGCCTGCGGCTTCGACTCCGTCCCGCACGACCTGGGCGTCTGGTTCACCGTCCAGCAGCTTCCCGAGGGCGTGCCGCTGGCCGTGGACGGATTCGTGCGGACCAACGCGGTGTTCTCGGGAGGGACGTTCGCCTCGGCGCTGACCGCGATCGGCCGGGGGCCGCAGATGCTGGCCGCCGCGCGGGAACGCCGGCTGCACGAACCGCGCCTGGTGGGCCGCCGGGTCCGCACCCCCGCGGGCTCCCCGCACTTCAACGGATCGGTCGGCACCTGGGCGCTGCCGCTGCCGACGGTGGACCCGGCGATCGTGGGACGTTCCGCACGGGCGCTGGAGCGGTACGGCCCCGACTTCGGCTACCGCCACTTCGCCTCGGTCAAGACGCTGCCGATGGCCCTGGGCGCCCCGGCGGCGATCGGCGCGCTGGTGGCCGCCGCGCAGGTCGAGGGCGTACGGGAGTGGCTGATGGGGCGTTACGAGGCGGGTCGGGGACCGGACGAGGCGCGCCGCGAGCGGAGCTGGTTCACCGTCCGCTTCATCGGGGAGGGCGGCGGGAGGCGCGTCTTCACCGAGGTGTCCGGCGGCGATCCGGGGTACGGCGAGACGGCGAAGATCCTGGCCGAGTCGGCGGTGTGCCTGGCCCTGGACGAACTGCCGGAGACCTCAGGGCAGGTGACCACGGCGGTGGCCATGGGCGACGCGCTGCTGGACCGGCTGACGGCGGCGGGGCTGCGGTTCCGGGTGGTGGCGGTGCGCTAG
- a CDS encoding CaiB/BaiF CoA-transferase family protein, translating into MAKGPTSGHGPLTGVRVVELAGIGPGPFAAMLLADLGADVVRVDRPGGSVLGIDPAYDITNRNKRSVLLDLKSDEGPARVLDLVERADVLIEGYRPGVAERLGIGPDACLARNPRLVYGRMTGWGQDGPLAGRAGHDIAYLALSGTLSMIGKPDEPPTVPANLVGDYAGGSLYLVVGVLAALQHARAQGEGQVVDAAIVDGAAHLSSMIHGMLAAGSWQDRRGANLLDGGCPFYGTYATSDGGHMAVGPLEGQFYAEFVRLLGIADAFPDRWDLARWDDLRAAVTARFLTRTRAEWTEVFEGTDACVAPVLSLAEAPHHPHLAARSTFVEHGGQTQPAPAPRFSATPVSVRSGPARPGADTDSVAADWDVPGLRPPSHD; encoded by the coding sequence ATGGCGAAAGGCCCAACGTCCGGGCACGGTCCGCTGACCGGGGTCCGGGTCGTCGAACTGGCGGGCATCGGCCCCGGGCCGTTCGCCGCGATGCTGCTGGCGGACCTGGGCGCCGACGTCGTCCGCGTCGACCGGCCCGGTGGCTCGGTGCTCGGCATCGACCCGGCGTACGACATCACCAACCGCAACAAGCGCTCCGTCCTCCTGGACCTCAAGAGCGACGAAGGGCCGGCCCGCGTCCTCGATCTCGTCGAACGCGCCGACGTCCTCATCGAGGGTTACCGCCCCGGCGTCGCCGAACGTCTCGGGATCGGGCCCGACGCCTGCCTCGCCCGCAACCCGCGGCTCGTGTACGGCCGGATGACCGGCTGGGGCCAGGACGGCCCGCTGGCCGGGCGCGCCGGGCACGACATCGCCTACCTCGCGCTCTCCGGCACCCTGTCGATGATCGGCAAGCCGGACGAGCCGCCCACCGTCCCCGCCAACCTGGTCGGCGACTACGCGGGCGGCTCGCTCTACCTCGTCGTCGGCGTCCTCGCGGCCCTCCAGCACGCCCGCGCCCAGGGCGAGGGCCAGGTGGTCGACGCCGCCATCGTGGACGGTGCCGCCCACCTGTCCTCGATGATCCACGGCATGCTGGCCGCGGGGAGCTGGCAGGACCGGCGCGGCGCCAACCTGCTCGACGGCGGTTGCCCGTTCTACGGCACCTACGCCACCTCCGACGGCGGCCATATGGCGGTCGGCCCGCTGGAGGGGCAGTTCTACGCGGAGTTCGTCCGGCTCCTCGGCATCGCCGACGCCTTCCCCGACCGCTGGGACCTCGCCCGCTGGGACGACCTGCGCGCCGCCGTCACCGCACGCTTCCTCACCCGTACGCGCGCCGAATGGACCGAGGTCTTCGAGGGCACCGACGCCTGCGTGGCCCCCGTCCTCTCCCTCGCCGAGGCCCCGCACCACCCGCACCTCGCCGCCCGCTCCACCTTCGTCGAGCACGGCGGACAGACCCAGCCCGCCCCCGCCCCCCGCTTCTCGGCCACCCCCGTCTCCGTCCGCAGCGGACCCGCGCGGCCGGGTGCCGACACGGACTCCGTGGCCGCCGACTGGGACGTACCGGGGCTCCGGCCCCCCTCTCACGACTAG
- a CDS encoding acyl-CoA dehydrogenase family protein, whose product MQRQIFTEEHDAFRETVRAFLAKEVLPHYEQWEQDGIVSRDAWLAAGRAGLLGLAVPEEYGGGGSDDFRYSAVLAEEFTRAGAAGLAIGLHNDIIGPYLTGLATDEQKRRWLPGFCSGETITAIAMTEPGAGSDLQGIRTTAEDKGDHWLLNGSKTFISNGILADLVVVVTKTTPDGGAKGLSLIVVERGAEGFERGRNLDKIGQKSQDTAELFFNDVRVPKENLLGTRDGAFLHLMTNLAQERMGIAVAGIAAAEHLLEITTQYVKEREAFGRPLAKLQHIRFEIAEMATECAVTRTFLDRCIVDHSDGVLDAVHASMAKWWATELQKRVADRCLQLHGGYGYMSEYKVAKAFTDGRIQTIYGGTTEIMKEIIGRSLLA is encoded by the coding sequence GTGCAACGGCAGATCTTCACCGAGGAACACGACGCGTTCCGCGAGACCGTCCGGGCCTTCCTGGCCAAGGAGGTCCTCCCGCACTACGAGCAGTGGGAGCAGGACGGCATCGTCTCCCGCGACGCCTGGCTCGCCGCCGGGCGCGCCGGACTGCTGGGCCTCGCCGTCCCGGAGGAGTACGGGGGCGGCGGCAGCGACGACTTCCGCTACAGCGCCGTCCTGGCCGAGGAGTTCACCCGCGCCGGGGCCGCCGGGCTCGCCATCGGCCTGCACAACGACATCATCGGCCCCTACCTCACGGGCCTGGCCACCGACGAGCAGAAGCGCCGCTGGCTCCCCGGCTTCTGCTCCGGCGAGACCATCACCGCCATCGCCATGACCGAGCCGGGCGCGGGCTCCGACCTCCAGGGCATCCGCACCACCGCCGAGGACAAGGGCGACCACTGGCTGCTCAACGGCTCCAAGACCTTCATCTCCAACGGCATCCTCGCCGACCTGGTCGTCGTCGTGACGAAGACCACCCCGGACGGCGGCGCCAAGGGCCTCTCCCTCATCGTCGTCGAACGCGGCGCGGAAGGGTTCGAGCGCGGCCGCAACCTCGACAAGATCGGCCAGAAGTCCCAGGACACCGCCGAGTTGTTCTTCAACGACGTCCGCGTCCCCAAGGAGAACCTCCTCGGGACGCGGGACGGCGCGTTCCTCCACCTGATGACCAACCTGGCCCAGGAGCGCATGGGCATAGCGGTCGCCGGGATCGCCGCCGCCGAACACCTGTTGGAGATCACCACCCAGTACGTCAAGGAGCGCGAGGCGTTCGGCCGCCCGCTGGCCAAACTCCAGCACATCCGCTTCGAGATCGCCGAGATGGCCACCGAGTGCGCCGTCACCCGGACCTTCCTCGACCGGTGCATCGTCGACCACTCCGACGGGGTCCTGGACGCCGTCCACGCCTCCATGGCGAAGTGGTGGGCCACCGAACTGCAGAAGCGCGTGGCCGACCGCTGCCTCCAACTCCACGGAGGCTACGGCTACATGAGTGAGTACAAGGTCGCCAAGGCATTCACCGACGGCCGTATCCAGACCATCTACGGCGGCACGACCGAGATCATGAAGGAGATCATCGGCCGTTCGCTGCTCGCCTGA
- a CDS encoding acetyl-CoA C-acetyltransferase, with protein sequence MSTEAFVYDAIRTPRGRGKANGALHGTKPIDLVVGLIHELQGRFPDLDPAAIDDIVLGVVSPLGDQGSDIARIAAIAAGLPDTVAGVQENRFCASGLEAVNLAAAKVRSGWEDLVLAGGVESMSRVPMGSDGGAWAMDPMTSFETGFAPQGIGADLIATVEGFSRRDVDEYAALSQERAAAAWKDGRFARSVVPVKDRNGLLVLDHDEHMRPGTTADSLAGLKPSFAGIGEMGGFDAVALQKYHWVEKIDHVHHAGNSSGIVDGAALVAIGSKEVGERYGLTPRARIVSAAVSGSEPTIMLTGPAPATRKALAKAGLTIDDIDLVEINEAFAGVVLRFVKDMGLSLDKVNVNGGAIALGHPLGATGAMILGTVIDELERRDQRFGLVTLCVGGGMGVATVVERI encoded by the coding sequence TTGAGTACCGAAGCATTCGTCTACGACGCGATCCGCACCCCGCGCGGTCGCGGCAAGGCCAACGGAGCCCTGCACGGCACCAAGCCGATCGACCTTGTCGTCGGCCTCATCCACGAGCTCCAGGGCCGCTTCCCGGACCTCGACCCGGCGGCCATCGACGACATCGTCCTCGGCGTGGTCAGCCCGCTCGGCGACCAGGGCTCCGACATCGCCCGTATCGCCGCCATCGCGGCCGGGCTGCCCGACACCGTCGCCGGGGTCCAGGAGAACCGCTTCTGTGCCTCGGGCCTGGAAGCGGTCAACCTGGCCGCCGCCAAGGTCCGTTCGGGCTGGGAGGACCTGGTCCTGGCCGGGGGCGTCGAGTCGATGTCCCGCGTGCCGATGGGCTCGGACGGCGGGGCCTGGGCGATGGACCCGATGACCAGCTTCGAGACCGGCTTCGCTCCGCAGGGCATCGGCGCCGACCTCATCGCCACCGTCGAGGGCTTCAGCCGCCGCGACGTCGACGAGTACGCCGCCCTCTCCCAGGAGCGCGCCGCCGCGGCCTGGAAGGACGGCCGCTTCGCCCGCTCCGTCGTCCCGGTCAAGGACCGCAACGGCCTGCTCGTCCTCGACCACGACGAGCACATGCGCCCCGGCACCACCGCCGACTCGCTCGCCGGACTCAAGCCGTCCTTCGCCGGCATCGGCGAGATGGGCGGATTCGACGCGGTGGCGCTCCAGAAGTACCACTGGGTCGAGAAGATCGACCACGTGCACCACGCGGGCAACTCCTCCGGCATCGTGGACGGCGCGGCCCTCGTCGCCATCGGCTCGAAGGAGGTCGGGGAGCGCTACGGCCTCACCCCGCGCGCCCGGATCGTCTCCGCCGCCGTCTCCGGCTCCGAGCCCACCATCATGCTCACCGGCCCCGCCCCGGCCACCCGCAAGGCACTCGCCAAGGCCGGTCTGACCATCGACGACATCGATCTCGTCGAGATCAACGAGGCCTTCGCCGGTGTCGTCCTGCGCTTCGTCAAGGACATGGGCCTCTCCCTGGACAAGGTCAACGTCAACGGCGGCGCCATCGCCCTCGGCCACCCGCTCGGCGCGACCGGCGCGATGATCCTCGGCACCGTCATCGACGAACTGGAGCGCCGCGACCAGCGGTTCGGCCTGGTCACCCTCTGCGTCGGCGGCGGCATGGGCGTCGCGACCGTCGTCGAACGCATCTGA